A genomic window from Ascaphus truei isolate aAscTru1 chromosome 1, aAscTru1.hap1, whole genome shotgun sequence includes:
- the F2R gene encoding proteinase-activated receptor 1: MEPRLLLSMLSVIGLFCPAHCGTETRGGNSGNNSIARTFHFNDINDDNEYEKIPLEALIESGEGSGIQPRIPHIQEKPIQRKVSITTEAKSYLSSQWLTKFVPTVYTLVFVVGLPMNVMAIIIFLFKMKVKKPAVVYMLNLAAADVFFASVLPFKIAYHFSGNDWLFGPGMCRFVTAAFYCNMYCSILLMMSISVDRFLAVVYPMHSLSWRTVGRSSLVCFLIWVIAIASTVPLLLTEQTQHIDGLDITTCHDVLDLKDLQQFYLYYFSTFCSLFFFLPLIVTTTCYIWIIRCLSSSNIVNTCKKTRALFLAVVVLCVFIICFGPTNVIMLIHYLHYSVGSSESLYFAYILCVCVSSISCCLDPLVYYYASSQCQRYLYSLLCCKKVAEPRSSSSGQLMSTASKNYTVTINANSSIYRKLLV; this comes from the coding sequence GTGGTAATTCAGGGAATAATTCCATAGCAAGAACCTTTCACTTTAATGATATAAACGACGACAATGAATATGAGAAGATCCCATTAGAGGCACTTATTGAATCTGGAGAAGGATCAGGGATTCAGCCCAGAATTCCTCACATCCAGGAGAAACCAATCCAGAGAAAAGTTTCCATTACAACGGAGGCCAAAAGTTATCTCTCCAGTCAGTGGCTGACCAAGTTTGTTCCTACAGTATACACACTAGTGTTCGTTGTGGGGCTGCCTATGAATGTAATGGCAATTATCATTTTCCTATTCAAGATGAAAGTCAAAAAGCCAGCGGTGGTGTACATGTTGAACCTGGCAGCTGCCGATGTTTTCTTCGCCAGCGTGCTGCCTTTCAAAATTGCTTATCACTTTTCGGGAAATGACTGGCTCTTTGGACCTGGAATGTGTCGCTTTGTCACTGCTGCCTTTTACTGCAACATGTACTGCTCGATCCTGCTCATGATGAGCATCAGCGTTGACAGATTCCTGGCAGTGGTTTACCCGATGCATTCCCTTTCCTGGCGGACAGTGGGCCGCTCCTCACTGGTTTGCTTTCTCATCTGGGTAATAGCTATAGCCAGCACTGTGCCTCTACTCTTGACTGAGCAAACACAGCACATTGATGGCCTGGACATCACAACCTGCCATGACGTGCTAGATTTGAAAGACCTCCAGCAATTTTACCTTTACTATTTCTCCACTTTCTGctcacttttctttttcttgccTTTAATCGTCACGACCACCTGCTACATTTGGATCATCCGCTGCCTCAGCTCCTCAAACATTGTCAACACATGTAAGAAGACACGAGCTTTGTTCCTGGCCGTGGTTGTGCTCTGTGTTTTTATCATTTGTTTCGGGCCCACCAATGTCATCATGTTGATTCATTATTTGCATTACTCTGTTGGATCCAGCGAGTCTCTGTACTTTGCCTAcatcctgtgtgtctgtgttagcaGCATCAGCTGTTGCCTTGACCCTCTAGTTTATTACTATGCATCTTCTCAATGCCAGAGATACCTGTACAGTTTGCTGTGCTGTAAGAAGGTTGCTGAACCTAGAAGTAGTAGCAGTGGTCAGCTGATGAGTACCGCAAGTAAAAATTACACTGTCACCATTAATGCAAATAGCAGCATTTACAGAAAGCTTCTGGTATAA